Proteins co-encoded in one Erwinia sp. genomic window:
- the vsr gene encoding Very short patch repair protein (ID:JIFNMEKO_01707;~source:Prodigal:2.6) has protein sequence MTDVHDKATRSKNMRAIGNKNTAIERHISQVLEQCGFDYRSQVTDLSGRPDFVIDDYRAIIFTHGCFWHQHYCSLFRLPATRTLFWQQKIAANAERDKRSIADLNCHGWRVLVIWECALRGRYRLSANVLMQRIEEWVCAGQGNASIDTTGIRAES, from the coding sequence ATGACTGATGTGCATGACAAAGCGACACGTAGCAAAAATATGCGTGCTATTGGCAATAAAAATACTGCCATTGAACGTCACATCAGCCAGGTACTTGAGCAGTGTGGATTCGATTATCGCTCTCAGGTTACTGATCTCAGCGGGCGACCAGATTTTGTTATCGACGACTATCGGGCGATCATTTTCACCCATGGCTGCTTCTGGCATCAGCACTATTGTTCTTTGTTCAGGCTTCCGGCGACCCGGACTCTTTTCTGGCAGCAAAAAATAGCAGCCAACGCCGAACGAGATAAACGCAGTATCGCCGATTTAAATTGTCATGGGTGGCGAGTATTGGTGATATGGGAATGTGCGTTGCGCGGTAGGTATCGTTTGTCAGCCAATGTGCTGATGCAGCGAATTGAAGAGTGGGTCTGCGCCGGACAAGGTAATGCCAGTATTGACACCACGGGCATCCGTGCTGAGTCCTGA
- a CDS encoding hypothetical protein (ID:JIFNMEKO_01706;~source:Prodigal:2.6) — protein MTTSIKLTVKRLYAMQDDRMISTCATVRIYARGQLIATEQIKGMTESAVYKYIHHELQPESAVSVEWECDGIADMTVVVMPECPCCQR, from the coding sequence ATGACAACGAGTATTAAGCTTACTGTTAAGCGACTCTATGCGATGCAAGATGATCGCATGATCAGCACCTGTGCGACAGTGAGGATTTATGCACGAGGGCAACTGATTGCCACAGAACAGATTAAAGGAATGACAGAGAGTGCGGTCTATAAATATATTCACCACGAACTGCAGCCTGAGAGTGCTGTCAGTGTTGAGTGGGAGTGTGATGGCATCGCCGATATGACAGTGGTGGTTATGCCGGAATGCCCCTGCTGCCAGAGATAA